A single Alcanivorax borkumensis SK2 DNA region contains:
- a CDS encoding SDR family oxidoreductase yields the protein MGTDLFNLEGKVALVTGASRGIGEEIARLLAEQGAHVIVSSRKIDGCQVVADAIKADGGSAEAFACHVGELAQIEAVFSHIRKVHGKLDILVNNAAANPFFGNILDTPVDAFDKTVDVNLRGYFYMSVEGGKLMRENGGGAIVNTASVNGLTPGEGQGVYSISKAAVISMTKAFAKECAQFNVRVNALLPGLTKTKFAGALFANEDIYKQALSQIPMRRHAEPKEMAGTVLYLVSDAASFVTGECVVVDGGFTI from the coding sequence ATGGGTACCGATCTTTTTAATCTTGAGGGCAAGGTTGCTCTGGTGACCGGCGCGAGCCGGGGTATTGGCGAAGAAATTGCCCGCCTGTTGGCAGAGCAGGGCGCCCATGTGATTGTGTCCAGCCGTAAGATTGATGGCTGTCAGGTCGTTGCCGATGCCATTAAGGCAGACGGTGGCAGCGCAGAAGCTTTTGCTTGTCATGTGGGCGAGCTGGCGCAAATTGAAGCGGTGTTTTCCCATATCCGTAAGGTGCACGGAAAACTCGATATTTTGGTAAACAATGCCGCGGCTAATCCATTTTTCGGGAATATTCTTGATACCCCGGTGGACGCCTTCGATAAGACCGTGGATGTGAACTTACGTGGTTACTTTTACATGTCCGTGGAAGGGGGCAAGTTGATGCGCGAAAACGGCGGTGGCGCTATCGTCAATACTGCTTCGGTGAATGGTCTGACTCCGGGCGAAGGCCAGGGGGTGTATTCCATTTCTAAAGCTGCCGTGATCAGCATGACCAAGGCGTTTGCCAAAGAGTGTGCGCAATTCAACGTGCGAGTGAATGCGTTGCTGCCGGGGCTGACTAAAACCAAGTTCGCCGGTGCCCTGTTTGCCAACGAAGATATCTATAAACAGGCCCTGAGCCAAATCCCCATGCGTCGTCACGCGGAACCCAAAGAAATGGCCGGCACGGTCCTTTATCTAGTCTCTGATGCTGCCAGCTTCGTGACAGGTGAGTGTGTTGTGGTTGATGGCGGCTTTACGATTTAA
- a CDS encoding SDR family NAD(P)-dependent oxidoreductase has product MDPILDFTGKTALITGAASGFGKLLAQELGKRGAALVLGDINMDALNPLADTLAEQGVKVAALRCDVSSEADCKAMVDAALSQFGHLDLAVNNAGIAHGFIPFTQLSEEVLDQQMNVNVKGVMFGMKHQIDAMKVGGGSIVNVSSMAGLGGAPKIGAYSAAKHAVIGLTRTAAVEYAKRNIRVNAICPFYTHTPMLDEGELAKNREQVHAMLASGCPMKRLGQPSEIVAAMLMLLSPANSYMSGQALAVDGGVSAF; this is encoded by the coding sequence ATGGATCCAATTCTCGATTTTACCGGCAAGACGGCGTTGATCACCGGTGCGGCCAGCGGTTTTGGCAAATTACTGGCACAAGAACTGGGTAAGCGCGGTGCCGCGCTGGTATTGGGCGATATCAATATGGATGCCCTTAACCCGTTGGCAGACACACTGGCTGAGCAGGGCGTTAAAGTTGCCGCACTGCGCTGTGACGTGTCCAGTGAGGCGGATTGTAAAGCCATGGTGGATGCGGCGCTGTCTCAGTTCGGTCACCTGGACTTGGCTGTGAACAATGCGGGTATTGCCCACGGTTTTATTCCGTTTACGCAATTGAGCGAAGAAGTGCTGGATCAGCAGATGAACGTGAACGTTAAAGGCGTGATGTTCGGCATGAAGCACCAAATCGATGCCATGAAGGTGGGCGGCGGCAGTATCGTCAACGTGAGTTCCATGGCGGGGTTAGGTGGTGCGCCTAAAATAGGGGCCTACTCGGCGGCCAAGCATGCGGTGATTGGGCTCACACGCACAGCAGCAGTGGAATATGCCAAGCGCAACATTCGCGTGAATGCGATCTGCCCGTTTTATACTCATACACCGATGCTGGATGAAGGTGAGCTAGCAAAAAACAGGGAACAGGTGCATGCCATGCTTGCCTCCGGTTGCCCAATGAAGCGACTGGGACAGCCCTCTGAGATTGTTGCAGCCATGCTCATGCTGCTGTCGCCGGCCAACAGCTATATGAGTGGCCAGGCCCTTGCTGTGGATGGTGGTGTATCCGCGTTTTGA
- a CDS encoding metal-dependent hydrolase — protein sequence MTTTASTTIESGQAKAQKVPLGATVDIPPRRLDFEFDDKTSVRYFYDNDPFLSAFWLSMSTLFPKGEAFFVDSVRHYRKEITDSTLKAQVAGFIGQEAMHSKEHEAWNNMGMKFGYPTDKLDKSLGKLIGLMQKRTPKIFQLATTVCLEHYTAIIAEQLLREDEHQKKLIDETTLKLWLWHALEENEHKTVAYDVYEKVSGSYAIRTGAMIPTTVLFFTVMAAFQARMLASDGRLFDLKSNWKGLTFLFGRKGLFTKLTPQYLDFFKRDFHPSQHDTDALLEEWREKLFGPNGLLTEQHAQATQRKGKGKKTH from the coding sequence ATGACAACAACAGCATCCACCACCATTGAGTCAGGCCAAGCGAAGGCCCAGAAAGTGCCGTTGGGCGCCACCGTGGATATTCCACCCCGTCGGCTCGACTTTGAATTTGATGACAAAACATCCGTTCGGTACTTCTACGATAACGACCCCTTTCTGAGCGCGTTCTGGTTGAGCATGTCCACCCTGTTCCCAAAAGGCGAAGCTTTCTTCGTAGATTCCGTGCGTCATTACCGTAAAGAAATTACCGACAGCACACTGAAAGCACAGGTGGCCGGATTTATTGGCCAAGAAGCCATGCACAGTAAAGAGCATGAAGCCTGGAACAATATGGGCATGAAATTCGGCTACCCCACGGACAAGCTGGACAAATCCCTGGGCAAACTGATCGGCCTGATGCAAAAACGTACCCCAAAAATTTTCCAGCTAGCCACCACGGTGTGCCTGGAACATTACACTGCCATCATCGCTGAACAGCTGCTACGTGAAGACGAGCATCAGAAAAAACTCATTGATGAAACCACGTTAAAACTGTGGTTATGGCATGCGCTGGAAGAAAACGAACACAAAACCGTGGCCTACGATGTCTATGAGAAAGTCAGCGGCAGCTACGCCATTCGTACTGGTGCTATGATCCCAACCACCGTCCTTTTCTTCACCGTAATGGCCGCCTTCCAGGCACGCATGTTGGCCTCAGACGGTCGCCTGTTTGATCTGAAAAGTAACTGGAAAGGCCTCACCTTTTTGTTCGGTCGCAAAGGGTTGTTCACCAAATTAACGCCCCAGTACCTAGATTTCTTTAAACGAGATTTCCACCCTTCCCAGCACGACACCGATGCGTTGCTGGAGGAATGGCGAGAAAAACTGTTTGGACCGAACGGCCTGCTCACCGAGCAACATGCCCAGGCAACCCAGCGCAAAGGTAAAGGTAAAAAAACGCACTAA
- a CDS encoding aldehyde dehydrogenase family protein, with protein sequence MDTLQQFYINGRWVSPTEEATTHAVINPANEEQIATLPLAQAADIDAAIAAAHQAFPSWSALPLEKRLGYMEKILEAYQAHLPQMAEAISQEMGAPITLASKVQAPMGLAHLKTALAIAREFPFEEAVGQSLIRREAAGVCALITPWNWPMNQIMCKVAPAMAAGCTMVLKPSEFAPLSANLLTQIIDEADLPAGVFNMVYGDGAAVGPLLSSDPRIDVVSLTGSTRAGESVSREAASTIKRVSLELGGKSANILLPGCDLEQAVTHGVRAMMANTGQSCNAPSRMLVPEDQLAQAEQIAAQVCDAIVVGDPSDDATVMGPIANRRQYQRVQTMIEKGQQEGAKLVAGGTGKPEGIDKGYFARPTVFSEVNNQMTIAREEIFGPVLVMIPYDTLENAVDIANDSDYGLSGYVFGDDSQARQIAARLRTGNVHINGAGPDIQAAFGGYKQSGIGREWGRFGFEEFLETKSLFLPS encoded by the coding sequence ATGGACACGTTGCAGCAGTTCTACATTAACGGCCGTTGGGTCTCTCCCACAGAGGAAGCCACTACCCACGCCGTTATCAACCCTGCGAATGAAGAACAGATTGCCACCCTGCCATTGGCCCAAGCCGCGGATATTGATGCAGCCATCGCCGCCGCTCACCAAGCTTTCCCCTCTTGGTCCGCCCTGCCGCTGGAAAAGCGGCTGGGGTACATGGAAAAAATACTGGAAGCTTACCAGGCTCATCTACCCCAAATGGCGGAAGCGATTAGCCAGGAAATGGGCGCACCGATCACTTTGGCGAGCAAGGTACAGGCCCCTATGGGGCTTGCCCATCTGAAGACCGCCCTAGCCATAGCGCGGGAGTTCCCTTTCGAAGAAGCCGTCGGCCAGTCGCTAATTCGCCGTGAAGCCGCAGGAGTGTGCGCCTTGATTACACCGTGGAACTGGCCCATGAACCAGATCATGTGCAAGGTCGCTCCGGCCATGGCCGCAGGCTGCACCATGGTGCTCAAGCCCAGTGAATTTGCCCCGCTGTCAGCCAACCTGCTCACACAGATTATTGATGAAGCGGATCTCCCCGCCGGGGTTTTCAATATGGTCTATGGCGACGGTGCCGCCGTGGGGCCATTGCTATCCAGTGACCCTCGCATTGATGTGGTATCCCTTACCGGCTCCACCCGAGCGGGGGAATCCGTGAGCCGGGAAGCGGCCAGCACCATTAAACGCGTGTCTCTGGAGCTGGGCGGTAAGTCCGCCAATATCTTGCTGCCAGGCTGTGACCTAGAACAGGCCGTCACCCACGGGGTGCGGGCAATGATGGCCAACACAGGGCAGAGCTGTAATGCGCCATCACGGATGCTGGTACCGGAGGATCAACTAGCGCAAGCCGAACAGATTGCCGCTCAAGTCTGCGACGCCATAGTGGTTGGCGATCCCTCCGATGACGCGACCGTAATGGGTCCAATCGCCAACCGCCGTCAGTACCAACGGGTACAAACCATGATCGAGAAAGGCCAACAAGAAGGCGCCAAATTAGTAGCCGGCGGCACCGGTAAGCCCGAGGGTATCGACAAAGGCTACTTCGCCCGCCCCACCGTGTTCAGTGAAGTAAACAACCAGATGACCATTGCCCGAGAGGAAATCTTTGGTCCCGTGCTGGTGATGATTCCCTACGACACTCTCGAGAACGCCGTCGACATCGCCAACGATTCCGACTACGGCCTTTCCGGTTATGTGTTCGGGGACGATTCCCAAGCCCGACAGATCGCCGCTCGCCTGCGCACTGGCAATGTCCATATCAATGGAGCGGGCCCGGATATACAAGCCGCCTTCGGTGGCTACAAACAATCCGGGATTGGCCGGGAATGGGGCCGCTTCGGCTTTGAAGAGTTTCTGGAAACCAAATCCCTGTTCCTACCCAGCTAA
- a CDS encoding efflux transporter outer membrane subunit produces the protein MTRNPLTLALLGGLMLGGCTLAPSYQQPLSPVPAQLGEANGNSASELTLPSWSSLYQSAELQQLIQSALDNNRDLRIAVLDVAALRAQYQIQRADLYPNLSVDASGSRQRLPSDLSGTGHSTLSDQYGVQVGVTAWELDLFGRVRSLKDASLEKYLASEEAQRSTQLALVAQVAQSYLTLVSDRQNLAISRETVVAQEDSLALIERRYESGLGSELDVRQAQIALQEARANLASFERQVDQDYNALAVLVGGPLPTLKSVNLDNDALALVAPVPQGLPSALLTQRPDVQQAEHQLRAANANIGAARAAFFPSIQLTGAYGTMSSELSGLFDSGSKAWSFIPSISLPIFSGGRNRANLDLAEVRQDQAVASYEKAIQTAFQEVANALQARDTLARQQQAQQALVTATEQSLTLSQQRYEQGADDYLAVLDAQRTLLSARQQLVTLKLQQLTNETELYRALGGGWDAQQPTHVASR, from the coding sequence ATGACCCGTAACCCACTGACGCTCGCCCTTCTGGGCGGGCTGATGCTGGGTGGCTGCACCCTCGCCCCCAGCTATCAACAACCACTCTCTCCCGTCCCTGCGCAACTGGGCGAAGCCAACGGCAATAGTGCCAGCGAGCTAACCCTGCCCAGCTGGTCCAGCCTTTATCAGAGCGCGGAATTGCAACAGCTGATTCAAAGCGCATTGGATAACAACCGAGATCTGCGCATCGCCGTACTCGATGTGGCCGCCCTGCGCGCCCAGTACCAAATCCAGCGTGCAGACCTGTACCCAAACCTATCCGTGGACGCCAGCGGTTCCCGTCAGCGTCTGCCCTCAGACCTGTCCGGCACCGGCCATTCCACATTATCGGATCAATACGGTGTGCAAGTTGGCGTTACCGCCTGGGAACTGGATCTGTTTGGCCGGGTACGCAGCCTGAAAGATGCGTCGCTGGAAAAATATCTGGCCAGCGAAGAAGCCCAGCGCAGCACCCAACTGGCGCTGGTTGCCCAAGTGGCACAAAGCTACTTAACCCTGGTTAGTGATCGCCAAAACTTGGCAATCAGTCGCGAAACCGTGGTCGCACAGGAGGACTCTCTGGCATTGATTGAACGCCGATACGAGAGCGGTTTGGGATCCGAGCTGGATGTGCGCCAAGCACAAATTGCCTTGCAGGAAGCCCGCGCCAATCTGGCCAGCTTTGAACGCCAGGTGGATCAAGACTATAACGCCTTAGCCGTACTGGTCGGCGGGCCACTGCCCACCCTGAAATCGGTGAACTTGGACAACGATGCCTTGGCCCTCGTCGCACCAGTTCCGCAAGGCCTACCCTCAGCACTACTCACCCAGCGACCGGACGTACAACAAGCCGAGCATCAGCTGCGGGCCGCCAATGCCAATATTGGTGCCGCCCGAGCCGCCTTCTTCCCAAGCATTCAACTCACCGGCGCCTATGGCACCATGAGTAGCGAACTGTCCGGCCTGTTCGACAGCGGCTCCAAAGCTTGGTCATTCATCCCCAGTATTTCCCTACCCATTTTCTCCGGGGGCCGTAACAGGGCCAATCTGGATCTAGCCGAAGTTCGTCAAGATCAAGCCGTGGCCAGCTACGAGAAAGCCATACAAACCGCCTTTCAGGAAGTCGCTAATGCGCTGCAAGCCCGCGACACTCTGGCTCGCCAACAGCAGGCTCAACAGGCACTAGTCACCGCCACTGAGCAGTCCCTGACGTTGTCACAGCAACGCTACGAACAAGGCGCAGATGATTACCTTGCGGTGTTGGACGCCCAACGCACTCTGCTCTCGGCCCGCCAACAGCTAGTGACGCTAAAACTGCAGCAGTTGACCAACGAAACCGAGCTTTACCGCGCCTTGGGTGGTGGCTGGGATGCGCAACAGCCCACCCATGTGGCCAGCCGCTAA
- a CDS encoding efflux RND transporter permease subunit, with amino-acid sequence MARFFIDRPIFAWVIAIIMMMAGALAIYTLPIEQYPTVAPPQVSIAGNYPGASAKTVEDSVTQVIEQQMNGIDNLLYMSSSSDSFGNAAVNLTFAPGTDPDIAQVQVQNKLQLATPLLPQEVQQQGMQVTKSSDSFLMVAGFTSEDGSLSRADLADYVASNVQDPVSRVPGVGQIQLFGSPYAMRVWLDPNKLNKFDLTPQDVTQTIEVQNNQVASGQLGGAPAVEGQQLNATIIAQTRLEDVDQFENILLKVNPDGSRVFLKDVARVELAAQNYDVQGRYNGQPAAGLAISLATGANALDTAEALRARLAELQPYFPDKMEMVFPYDTTPFVSISIEEVVHTLFEAIILVFLVMYLFLQNFRATLIPTLAVPVVLLGTFAVLAAFGFSINTLTMFGMVLAIGLLVDDAIVVVENVERVMHEEGLPPKEATRKSMGQITGALVGIALVLSAVFVPMAFFPGSTGAIYRQFSITIVSAMVLSVLVALILTPALCATMLKAKDSEHQTDHGFFGWFNRTFDKSSRRYQGSVEKILGRRGRYLFIYVVIVGVLGFSFMRLPSSFLPEEDQGILFTLVTLPAGSTQEQTVKVLEKMEDYYLNEEASAVDGLFTVAGFSFTGRGQNAGMAFVNLKDWSERDLSVDGADNVVARAMGYFSTIREAMMFALNPPSIPELGNASGFDFQLLDQSGQGHEALIQARNQMLGMAAQDPRLAGVRPNGLEDSPQYQIDIDQQKAKALGLSISDINSTLQIAWGSSYVNNFVDRGRVKRVYVQADAPYRMLPENVNDWFVRNNQGKMVPFSTFATGHWTYGSPKLERYNGVSSVNIQGNAAPGYSTGDAMDAMEELSAKLPAGFGFEWTGMSYQERQSGDQAPALYVISLLVVFLCLAALYESWSIPFAVMLVVPLGILGAVLAATFRDLNNDVFFQVGLLTTIGLSAKNAILIAEFALELEQKGEHLLKATLEAVRMRLRPILMTSLAFMLGVTPLMISTGAGAGARNAIGTGVFGGMLTATVLAIFFIPLFYVAVRKLSGVPLDGKKKGKE; translated from the coding sequence ATGGCCAGATTTTTTATTGACCGTCCAATTTTTGCCTGGGTGATTGCCATCATCATGATGATGGCCGGTGCCTTGGCCATTTACACCCTGCCCATTGAGCAGTACCCCACCGTTGCGCCTCCGCAAGTCTCCATTGCCGGTAACTACCCCGGCGCTTCGGCGAAAACCGTGGAAGATTCGGTCACCCAGGTGATCGAGCAACAAATGAACGGGATCGACAACCTGCTGTACATGAGCTCCAGCAGTGACTCTTTCGGTAATGCCGCAGTGAACCTGACGTTCGCCCCCGGCACCGACCCGGACATTGCGCAAGTACAAGTACAGAACAAGCTACAGCTGGCGACCCCCCTGCTGCCCCAGGAAGTGCAGCAACAAGGAATGCAGGTCACCAAATCCTCAGACTCTTTCCTGATGGTGGCGGGCTTTACCTCCGAAGATGGCAGCCTATCCCGTGCTGACCTAGCCGATTACGTGGCCTCCAATGTGCAGGACCCGGTCAGCCGGGTGCCCGGCGTGGGTCAGATCCAGCTGTTCGGCTCTCCCTATGCCATGCGCGTCTGGCTGGACCCGAACAAACTGAATAAATTTGATTTAACCCCCCAAGATGTTACCCAGACAATCGAGGTTCAAAATAATCAGGTAGCCAGCGGTCAATTGGGCGGCGCACCGGCCGTAGAAGGCCAGCAATTGAACGCCACCATCATCGCCCAGACCCGCCTGGAAGACGTGGATCAATTCGAGAATATCCTGCTGAAAGTAAACCCGGACGGCTCTCGAGTGTTCCTTAAAGACGTGGCCCGAGTCGAACTGGCAGCGCAGAACTACGACGTGCAGGGCCGTTATAACGGCCAGCCCGCCGCCGGCCTGGCCATCAGCCTAGCCACCGGCGCCAACGCCCTGGACACCGCAGAAGCACTGCGTGCCCGCCTAGCCGAACTGCAGCCCTACTTCCCTGATAAGATGGAAATGGTGTTTCCCTACGACACCACGCCCTTCGTCAGTATCTCCATCGAAGAAGTGGTACATACCCTGTTCGAAGCCATCATCTTGGTCTTCCTGGTCATGTATCTGTTCTTACAAAACTTCCGCGCCACCCTCATCCCCACACTAGCGGTGCCCGTGGTTCTGCTAGGCACCTTTGCGGTGCTGGCCGCCTTCGGCTTTTCCATCAATACCCTAACCATGTTTGGCATGGTGCTGGCCATCGGCCTACTGGTAGATGACGCCATCGTGGTGGTGGAAAACGTGGAACGGGTGATGCACGAGGAGGGCCTCCCGCCCAAAGAGGCTACCCGTAAATCCATGGGGCAGATTACGGGCGCGCTGGTGGGCATCGCCTTGGTACTGTCAGCCGTATTCGTTCCCATGGCCTTTTTCCCGGGCTCCACCGGAGCCATTTACCGCCAGTTCTCCATCACCATTGTGTCCGCCATGGTGCTGTCCGTGCTGGTGGCCTTGATCCTCACTCCGGCCCTGTGTGCCACCATGCTCAAGGCCAAGGACAGCGAGCACCAAACCGATCATGGCTTCTTCGGCTGGTTTAACCGCACCTTCGACAAGAGCAGCCGTCGTTATCAGGGCAGCGTGGAAAAAATCCTCGGCCGCCGGGGCCGCTACCTGTTTATCTATGTGGTGATCGTCGGTGTGCTCGGCTTCAGCTTCATGCGCCTTCCATCCAGCTTCCTGCCGGAAGAAGATCAGGGGATTTTGTTCACCCTAGTGACCCTGCCAGCGGGCTCAACCCAAGAGCAGACAGTCAAAGTGCTGGAAAAAATGGAGGACTATTATCTAAATGAAGAGGCCTCCGCTGTGGATGGCCTGTTCACGGTGGCCGGCTTCAGTTTCACCGGCCGCGGCCAGAACGCCGGCATGGCGTTCGTGAACCTGAAGGACTGGTCAGAACGGGATCTGTCCGTGGACGGCGCCGACAATGTGGTTGCCCGCGCCATGGGCTATTTCTCCACCATTCGCGAAGCGATGATGTTTGCACTGAATCCGCCATCGATTCCTGAACTGGGCAACGCCAGCGGGTTCGACTTCCAGCTGCTTGACCAGTCTGGTCAAGGGCACGAAGCGCTGATTCAGGCTCGTAACCAGATGCTCGGCATGGCCGCCCAAGATCCTCGACTGGCCGGGGTACGCCCCAATGGTTTGGAAGACAGCCCGCAGTACCAAATCGATATTGACCAGCAGAAAGCCAAAGCGCTAGGGCTGTCCATCAGCGACATTAACAGCACTCTGCAAATCGCCTGGGGCTCCAGCTACGTCAATAACTTTGTCGACCGGGGCCGGGTAAAACGAGTGTATGTGCAGGCCGATGCCCCCTACCGCATGCTACCGGAAAACGTCAACGACTGGTTTGTGCGTAATAACCAAGGGAAAATGGTGCCGTTCTCCACCTTTGCCACGGGCCACTGGACGTATGGTTCTCCCAAGCTAGAACGCTATAACGGTGTGTCGTCGGTGAACATCCAAGGCAACGCGGCACCCGGCTACAGTACAGGCGACGCCATGGATGCCATGGAAGAACTATCCGCTAAGCTGCCCGCCGGGTTCGGCTTCGAATGGACCGGAATGTCCTACCAGGAACGTCAGTCTGGTGACCAGGCCCCTGCGCTGTATGTCATCTCACTATTAGTAGTATTCCTCTGTCTGGCGGCCCTGTATGAAAGCTGGTCGATTCCATTCGCGGTAATGCTGGTGGTCCCTCTGGGCATTCTCGGTGCGGTACTGGCCGCTACCTTCCGTGACCTGAACAACGACGTCTTCTTCCAGGTGGGGCTGTTAACCACCATCGGCCTCTCGGCGAAAAACGCCATTCTGATTGCGGAATTCGCGCTGGAGCTGGAGCAAAAAGGCGAGCACTTGCTCAAGGCCACCCTAGAAGCCGTGCGCATGCGGCTGCGCCCGATCCTGATGACCTCACTGGCCTTCATGCTCGGGGTAACCCCACTGATGATCAGTACTGGTGCTGGTGCCGGTGCTCGTAACGCCATCGGTACCGGGGTATTCGGCGGAATGCTCACCGCCACCGTCCTCGCCATCTTCTTCATTCCGCTGTTCTACGTGGCGGTGCGCAAACTATCCGGCGTGCCCCTCGACGGCAAGAAGAAAGGCAAAGAATAA
- a CDS encoding efflux RND transporter periplasmic adaptor subunit, translating to MACYSVFPSTEVIMRSGFILPLIAGVLALQLSGCGDAGQSGQQQQQQAPEVGFVTVKAATVTLNRELPGRTTAHQVAEVRPQVSGVIEKRLFEEGQEVSAGQPLYKIDSRTYQAAVASARAELARATATLNSNDLRAKRFKKLLDYKAVSQQEYDEAQAQLDENKAAVAAARANLQSAQINLDYATIKAPISGRIGRSSVTAGALVTANQANALATIRQLDPIYVDLTQSSNELRQLRQAMQAGELQQVSDDEARITLILEDGSHYKEAGALQFSEFAVDESTGSVTLRALFPNPDGELLPGMFVRGRLPEGQRKDAILVPQKGITRDPTGQAYAMLIDDNNQVKKVKVRTERAVGNQWLIADGLKDGDRLIVDGLQRIQPGAPVSPVDTEKANVEPAPAQQEQPQSPASDAGEAQSAAQ from the coding sequence ATGGCGTGCTATAGCGTGTTTCCAAGCACTGAGGTGATTATGCGCAGCGGTTTCATTCTCCCCCTGATAGCAGGCGTACTCGCACTGCAGCTAAGTGGCTGCGGCGATGCCGGCCAATCCGGCCAACAACAACAGCAACAAGCACCCGAAGTCGGCTTTGTCACCGTCAAGGCGGCCACCGTCACCTTGAACCGGGAACTGCCCGGGCGAACCACTGCACACCAGGTTGCCGAAGTGCGGCCCCAAGTCAGTGGTGTGATAGAAAAGCGCCTCTTTGAAGAAGGCCAAGAAGTAAGCGCGGGGCAACCGCTGTACAAAATAGACTCACGCACCTATCAAGCAGCGGTGGCTAGCGCCCGAGCGGAGCTGGCCCGTGCCACTGCCACCCTGAATTCCAACGACTTGCGAGCCAAACGCTTCAAGAAACTGTTGGATTACAAAGCGGTGAGCCAGCAAGAATACGACGAAGCTCAGGCCCAGCTGGATGAGAACAAGGCCGCCGTAGCCGCTGCACGTGCCAATCTGCAAAGTGCCCAGATCAATCTGGATTACGCCACGATTAAAGCGCCAATCAGCGGGCGCATTGGCCGCTCCAGCGTCACCGCCGGTGCTTTGGTCACCGCCAATCAGGCAAACGCCCTGGCCACCATTCGCCAACTCGACCCGATCTACGTAGACCTGACCCAGTCAAGCAACGAGCTGCGTCAGCTGCGCCAAGCCATGCAGGCCGGTGAGCTGCAACAGGTCAGCGACGACGAAGCACGCATTACCCTAATACTCGAAGATGGCTCCCACTATAAGGAAGCCGGTGCCCTGCAATTTTCCGAATTCGCCGTGGATGAAAGCACCGGCTCAGTCACCTTGCGTGCCCTATTTCCCAACCCGGACGGCGAACTGCTGCCCGGCATGTTCGTTCGCGGCCGCCTACCGGAAGGTCAACGCAAGGATGCCATTCTGGTTCCCCAAAAAGGCATTACCCGCGACCCGACCGGCCAAGCCTACGCCATGCTGATCGACGACAATAATCAGGTAAAAAAAGTGAAAGTCCGCACTGAGCGCGCAGTCGGCAACCAGTGGCTTATTGCCGACGGACTGAAAGACGGTGATCGCCTGATTGTGGACGGCCTGCAACGGATTCAGCCCGGCGCTCCGGTTTCCCCAGTGGACACAGAAAAAGCCAACGTCGAGCCCGCACCCGCACAGCAAGAACAACCCCAGTCCCCCGCCAGCGACGCTGGCGAGGCACAAAGCGCAGCGCAATAA
- a CDS encoding TetR family transcriptional regulator, whose protein sequence is MVRRTKAEAMETRTHILDAAEQVFHRKGVLSASLHDIACEAGVTRGAIYWHFKNKHDVFVAMADRRRLPFEALAQRAEADDEADPMGRLREFMVYLLQQVAQDPSQRRVFEIIFQKCEFSDENRDLLLRQRDACRDASDGLETTFRNAIAKGQLPAGLNIGRAVTLLHSLLNGVIMYWLLDPSVFDLADAAPDYVDTFLFSLQRSPSLVVGEGSV, encoded by the coding sequence ATGGTTCGGCGCACCAAGGCAGAAGCGATGGAAACCCGTACCCATATCTTGGATGCGGCGGAACAAGTTTTTCATCGCAAGGGCGTGTTGTCTGCCTCATTACATGATATTGCCTGTGAGGCGGGAGTGACGCGCGGAGCGATTTATTGGCACTTCAAAAATAAGCATGATGTCTTTGTGGCCATGGCGGACCGTCGGCGCTTGCCATTTGAGGCCTTAGCCCAGCGGGCAGAGGCGGATGATGAGGCGGATCCAATGGGACGCCTGCGTGAGTTTATGGTGTATTTGTTACAGCAAGTGGCTCAGGATCCGTCCCAGCGCCGGGTTTTCGAGATCATTTTTCAGAAGTGCGAGTTCAGTGATGAGAATCGGGATCTGCTATTGCGCCAGCGCGATGCGTGCAGGGATGCGTCTGACGGACTGGAAACGACTTTCAGGAATGCTATTGCCAAAGGGCAGCTTCCTGCAGGGTTAAACATTGGGCGTGCGGTGACATTGCTGCATAGCCTGCTCAATGGCGTGATCATGTATTGGTTGTTGGATCCGTCAGTTTTTGATCTGGCGGATGCCGCGCCGGATTATGTGGATACTTTCCTGTTCAGCCTGCAGCGTTCCCCCAGCCTTGTGGTTGGTGAAGGTTCTGTGTGA